In candidate division WOR-3 bacterium, the following are encoded in one genomic region:
- a CDS encoding PAC2 family protein — MPVKFYSEKRVHAPLLIACWPGMGHVGILAASYLRVKLGGEPYAEIDATPYFLPDSIEVRDGIGTILPPPRQTLFYVAEPPLLIFEGEAQIAGEAGIRIASELLDVAQQAGIGTVFTGAAFATAMSYRQPSKVFGVATDETMRQRFISLGIEPLKEGRISGLNGLLLGLAKSREIPAASFLATMPQYAIEAPNPKASKAIIEVFLRILNTTIDMTELDERIRETDRMLGEFERRVAAALEALRRNEEPEDEGEPGERTEPAEKPEPHELMAHIEQLFEEAQRDRSKARELKEELDRWGLFHLYEDRFLDLFRRKTDE; from the coding sequence ATGCCGGTAAAGTTCTATTCCGAAAAAAGGGTGCACGCACCACTGCTCATTGCCTGCTGGCCCGGCATGGGCCATGTCGGCATCCTCGCTGCCAGCTATTTGCGGGTCAAGCTCGGCGGTGAACCCTATGCCGAGATTGACGCCACCCCCTACTTCCTGCCCGACTCAATTGAGGTCCGGGACGGCATCGGCACCATCCTCCCGCCCCCGCGCCAGACCCTCTTCTATGTTGCCGAACCGCCGCTATTGATTTTTGAAGGTGAAGCCCAGATCGCCGGCGAAGCCGGAATCAGAATTGCCAGCGAACTCCTCGATGTTGCCCAGCAGGCGGGCATCGGCACCGTCTTCACCGGTGCCGCCTTTGCCACCGCCATGAGCTACCGCCAGCCCTCAAAGGTTTTCGGCGTTGCCACCGATGAAACGATGCGCCAGCGCTTCATCAGCCTCGGCATTGAACCGCTCAAGGAGGGCAGAATCTCCGGCCTCAACGGACTCCTGCTCGGCCTGGCAAAATCGCGCGAAATCCCTGCCGCCTCCTTCCTCGCCACCATGCCCCAGTATGCGATTGAAGCGCCCAACCCCAAAGCCTCCAAGGCGATCATCGAAGTCTTCCTCAGAATCCTCAACACCACGATCGACATGACCGAACTGGATGAGCGCATCCGCGAAACCGACCGGATGCTCGGCGAATTTGAACGCCGGGTCGCCGCTGCCCTTGAAGCACTGCGCCGTAACGAGGAACCGGAAGATGAGGGCGAACCGGGCGAAAGAACCGAACCGGCAGAAAAACCCGAACCCCACGAACTGATGGCACACATCGAACAGCTCTTTGAAGAAGCACAGCGCGACCGCTCCAAGGCCAGGGAACTCAAGGAGGAACTGGACCGCTGGGGACTCTTCCATTTATACGAAGACCGTTTCCTTGACCTCTTCCGCAGAAAAACTGATGAATAA
- the murJ gene encoding murein biosynthesis integral membrane protein MurJ: MPEQSTPDSRKFTRRVGLFTLGTLISRLGGLVRESVFAWLFGAGLATDAFNVAFRIPNFFRDLFAESALSAAFVPTLVQTRRDRGADHARRLAASLFNTITILLTLIVLAGIILAPQIVKLIAWGFRPEPQKLQLTISLTRIMFPFLLFVALAAWAMGILNASGSFFVPAVAPAVFNLISIAIPLAGWQLLTRLGIHPITGMAYGVMLGALFQLLIQVPKLHALGYRWQPALDFRDPALHQVFRRWVPMVLGLATWQINFLVNTFLLTFLPQGSVTWVSYAYRIQHLPAGLFGVAIGTVALAQLSQTATSRLDEKQFSHGLNLVSVLTLPAAVLLFVLAVPVVRLIYQHGRFTPQDTTCTAQALALYALGIWPAAAVRNCAAGFYALGNTRTPALIALLVVTVNILFNLIFMRFIGFRSFPLAASCTQLLNFSLLLYLLQRRQPGLIQPRVYTVFLRTLGAALPAGIASLLVVRLPASTIRAGITGQLVEVLLAGTVGVIIFYLLTRLLRLSEVQDALNAFIHRR, translated from the coding sequence ATGCCGGAACAGTCAACTCCGGATAGCCGGAAATTCACCCGCCGCGTCGGGCTGTTCACGCTCGGCACACTCATCTCCCGGCTCGGCGGTCTTGTCCGGGAATCGGTCTTTGCCTGGCTCTTCGGTGCCGGGCTGGCAACCGATGCCTTCAATGTCGCCTTCCGGATTCCAAACTTCTTCCGCGACCTGTTTGCCGAAAGCGCCCTTTCCGCCGCCTTTGTGCCGACACTGGTTCAGACCAGGCGCGACCGTGGTGCTGATCACGCCCGCCGGCTTGCCGCCAGCCTCTTCAACACAATCACCATTCTGCTTACTCTGATTGTCCTTGCCGGCATTATCCTGGCACCTCAGATTGTCAAACTCATCGCCTGGGGCTTCAGGCCGGAACCGCAGAAACTCCAGCTGACCATCAGTCTGACCCGGATCATGTTCCCCTTTCTGCTCTTTGTCGCCCTCGCCGCCTGGGCGATGGGTATCCTCAACGCCTCCGGCTCATTTTTCGTCCCGGCGGTTGCACCTGCCGTCTTCAACCTGATTTCAATTGCCATTCCGCTGGCTGGTTGGCAACTGCTTACCCGGCTCGGCATCCATCCGATCACCGGCATGGCATACGGCGTCATGCTCGGCGCCCTGTTTCAGCTTCTGATTCAGGTCCCGAAACTCCACGCCCTCGGCTACCGCTGGCAGCCGGCACTTGATTTCCGCGATCCGGCACTGCACCAGGTTTTCCGGCGCTGGGTGCCGATGGTCCTTGGTCTGGCAACCTGGCAGATCAACTTTCTCGTCAATACCTTTCTCTTGACATTTCTCCCTCAGGGTTCGGTAACCTGGGTCAGCTATGCCTACCGGATCCAGCACCTGCCTGCCGGCCTGTTCGGAGTTGCCATCGGCACCGTTGCCCTGGCCCAGCTCTCCCAGACCGCCACCAGCCGGCTGGATGAGAAACAGTTCAGCCACGGCCTCAACCTCGTCTCGGTTCTGACCCTGCCCGCCGCCGTCCTCCTTTTTGTCCTGGCGGTCCCGGTTGTCCGGCTCATTTACCAGCACGGCCGGTTCACCCCGCAGGACACAACCTGCACCGCTCAGGCGCTCGCCCTCTACGCCCTCGGCATCTGGCCCGCGGCGGCGGTGCGCAACTGTGCTGCCGGCTTCTATGCGCTGGGCAACACCCGCACCCCGGCACTCATTGCCCTGCTTGTCGTTACGGTCAACATCCTCTTCAACCTCATCTTCATGCGTTTCATCGGCTTTCGCTCCTTTCCCCTTGCCGCCTCCTGCACTCAGCTTTTGAACTTCAGCCTGCTCCTCTATCTTCTGCAGCGGCGCCAGCCCGGTCTGATCCAGCCCCGGGTTTATACCGTATTTCTCCGCACCCTGGGCGCTGCCCTTCCTGCCGGCATCGCCTCCCTGCTCGTCGTCCGGCTGCCTGCCAGCACCATCCGCGCCGGCATAACCGGACAGCTGGTTGAAGTTCTGCTTGCCGGCACCGTGGGCGTCATCATCTTCTATCTCCTCACCCGGCTTCTCCGGCTCTCGGAGGTCCAGGATGCTCTCAATGCCTTCATTCACCGCCGCTGA
- a CDS encoding glycosyltransferase family 39 protein produces the protein MRIPAGILGGIFIFLAGLNNYTGKRWLWGDHWQLTGLPSVFFRLPGMKPDEAYYFPVLWLVAGLLVLLLLFGLAFPGFRRALIAPFRRLDTALPFVLALALLLFSLYPFDFDTAKQHETGAQLVLYLSLASAGFALLLFALYPGLRFADTPLNRLYRGLMNLPARRFLLLVCLLFLVLTGLISWFVFEHLPHVQDSISQLFQARIFATGRIHLTSPPFPDFFDYTHIINNGRWYSQYPWLHSFLLMLFVFLKAPWLLNPLLGTLTLPVIYLLGKELYDERTGRLGALLGLASPFIFNMSSEYMNHASALLFASLFLLFFFRTLRQSSPLNPLLAGSCLGLVANIRPYTALALGVPFAIYSLIIFFRAPRRYFLRLLILLLATFALTSLVFVYNWLANGSPTLFGYVVKWGPGHEIGFGHSGWGPPHTPYQGLMNTGNNLNLLNKFLFELPFPALLLILIPLARGTKNRNDRLLFATFLSLLVAYFFYWFHNLCFGPRFLYESSAALLLLGARGLITLPELLHRTFGLPAERTALHRFFPRALVLCLLFLAGIALPPLWREYHTYGGVSATVHKTVKRAGLNNALVFCDHFGNGFSYNRLTLDGPVVYCRNLGIFNPALTLRYPDRRCYFARHDTLIELKGLKYEGSPLHQTLLQLCRLLEDPELVRRYKTIIIPFADLPLPVDTAGFGDRITDFRTVSREIFQQRKTLRDYTPALALWIFNDEREHLQIFSMMDDPEHFIAGGLKFTLKGVAATNLGAVYDIRE, from the coding sequence TTGCGGATACCAGCCGGCATCCTGGGCGGTATCTTTATCTTTCTTGCCGGACTGAACAACTACACCGGCAAACGCTGGCTCTGGGGTGACCACTGGCAGCTGACCGGACTGCCGAGCGTCTTCTTCCGCCTGCCCGGAATGAAACCGGATGAGGCATACTACTTCCCGGTGCTCTGGCTCGTTGCCGGACTGCTGGTACTTCTGCTCCTGTTCGGACTGGCTTTCCCCGGTTTCCGCCGGGCGCTCATTGCTCCATTCCGCCGGCTCGACACCGCCCTGCCGTTTGTCCTTGCCCTTGCCCTGCTCCTTTTCAGCCTCTACCCGTTTGACTTTGATACCGCCAAACAGCATGAGACCGGCGCCCAGCTGGTGCTCTACCTTTCACTTGCCAGCGCCGGCTTTGCGCTCCTGCTCTTTGCCCTGTATCCCGGACTGCGGTTTGCCGACACACCCCTCAACCGGCTCTACCGCGGGCTGATGAACCTGCCTGCCCGCCGGTTTCTCCTGCTGGTTTGCCTGCTTTTTTTGGTCCTGACCGGTCTGATCTCCTGGTTTGTCTTTGAACATTTGCCCCATGTTCAGGATTCAATCTCCCAGCTGTTCCAGGCGCGAATCTTTGCCACCGGCCGAATCCATCTGACCTCACCACCCTTTCCCGACTTCTTTGACTACACCCACATCATCAACAACGGCCGGTGGTACTCCCAGTATCCCTGGCTCCACTCCTTTCTGCTGATGCTCTTTGTCTTTCTGAAAGCGCCCTGGCTACTCAATCCGCTCCTCGGCACCTTGACCCTGCCGGTGATCTATCTTCTGGGAAAGGAGCTTTATGACGAACGCACCGGCAGGCTGGGCGCGCTGCTGGGCCTCGCCTCGCCCTTCATCTTCAACATGTCCTCGGAGTACATGAACCACGCCTCAGCCCTGCTCTTTGCCAGCCTGTTTCTGCTGTTTTTCTTCCGGACGCTCCGTCAGTCCTCGCCCCTCAATCCGCTCCTTGCCGGCAGCTGTCTCGGGCTGGTTGCCAATATCCGGCCCTATACCGCACTGGCGCTCGGCGTGCCGTTTGCGATTTACAGCCTGATAATCTTTTTCCGCGCACCCCGACGGTATTTCCTCCGGTTGCTGATTCTACTTCTCGCCACCTTTGCCCTGACCAGCCTGGTGTTTGTCTACAACTGGCTTGCCAATGGCAGTCCGACGCTCTTCGGCTATGTGGTCAAGTGGGGTCCGGGGCATGAGATCGGCTTCGGCCATTCGGGCTGGGGTCCGCCGCACACCCCTTACCAGGGACTGATGAATACCGGCAACAATCTGAACCTTTTGAACAAGTTTCTCTTTGAACTGCCCTTTCCTGCCCTGCTGCTCATCCTCATCCCACTTGCCCGTGGCACAAAGAACAGAAATGACCGACTCCTTTTTGCCACCTTCCTTTCCCTGCTTGTCGCCTACTTCTTCTACTGGTTTCACAACCTCTGCTTCGGACCGCGCTTTCTTTATGAGTCCTCAGCCGCACTCCTCCTGCTTGGAGCCCGCGGGCTGATAACCCTGCCCGAACTGCTGCACCGGACCTTCGGTCTGCCGGCAGAAAGAACCGCCCTGCACCGGTTCTTTCCCCGCGCGCTGGTGCTGTGCCTGCTCTTTCTTGCGGGAATTGCCCTGCCGCCGCTCTGGCGCGAGTATCATACCTACGGCGGGGTGAGCGCGACGGTGCACAAAACGGTGAAGCGGGCGGGCCTGAACAACGCACTGGTCTTCTGTGATCATTTCGGCAACGGATTTTCCTATAACCGGCTGACTCTTGACGGACCGGTGGTCTACTGCCGGAACCTCGGCATCTTCAATCCCGCCCTGACCCTGCGCTATCCGGACCGGCGCTGCTACTTTGCTAGACATGACACCCTGATTGAGCTCAAGGGGCTGAAGTATGAAGGTTCTCCGCTGCATCAGACCCTGCTCCAGCTCTGCCGGCTGCTCGAGGACCCGGAACTGGTCCGGCGCTATAAGACGATTATTATCCCGTTTGCTGACCTGCCTCTGCCAGTGGACACCGCCGGCTTCGGCGACAGGATCACCGACTTCCGGACCGTGTCCCGGGAAATCTTCCAGCAGCGGAAAACGCTCCGGGATTATACACCGGCGCTGGCGCTCTGGATCTTCAATGACGAGCGGGAGCATCTGCAGATTTTCTCGATGATGGATGATCCCGAGCATTTCATCGCCGGTGGGCTGAAATTCACCCTCAAGGGTGTCGCCGCCACCAACCTCGGTGCGGTCTACGACATCCGGGAGTAA
- a CDS encoding coenzyme F420-0:L-glutamate ligase has protein sequence MPREKPRVIETSRGRVERIPVKTRVLNKGDDLVAEVRRYAGPLLQPGDILTIAESPVAAVQGRAIPITEIRPGFWAKLLWRFVKKVPYGIGLRSPWSMQCAIDEVGLARILRAAAAGFWGKLRGRSGDFYRVAGRQVAMIDAAHTSGVPEFYECVILGPKEPDRVAQELATALGCPVAIVDANDIFGCTVVGASAGLDAGLVEEVMRDNPAGQGNELTPIVILRPEGKK, from the coding sequence ATGCCCAGAGAGAAGCCGAGAGTAATTGAGACAAGCCGGGGCCGGGTGGAGCGGATTCCGGTGAAGACCAGGGTGCTGAATAAGGGTGATGATCTGGTTGCCGAGGTCCGGCGTTATGCGGGCCCGCTGCTTCAGCCGGGCGATATCCTGACGATTGCTGAGAGTCCGGTCGCCGCAGTCCAGGGCCGGGCGATTCCGATTACCGAAATCAGACCCGGTTTCTGGGCGAAGCTGCTGTGGCGGTTTGTCAAGAAGGTGCCTTACGGGATCGGACTGCGCTCGCCCTGGTCAATGCAGTGTGCCATTGATGAGGTCGGGCTGGCAAGGATCCTGCGGGCGGCAGCTGCCGGTTTCTGGGGGAAACTGCGGGGCAGAAGCGGTGATTTCTACCGGGTGGCGGGCAGGCAGGTGGCGATGATTGATGCCGCCCATACCTCGGGCGTGCCGGAATTTTATGAGTGCGTCATACTCGGTCCGAAGGAGCCGGACCGGGTGGCGCAGGAACTGGCGACTGCGCTCGGCTGTCCGGTCGCAATTGTGGATGCCAATGATATCTTCGGCTGCACGGTGGTGGGCGCATCCGCCGGTCTGGATGCCGGTCTGGTTGAGGAGGTAATGCGGGACAATCCGGCCGGTCAGGGGAATGAGCTCACTCCGATTGTGATTCTGCGGCCCGAAGGTAAAAAGTAA
- a CDS encoding RNA-binding protein: protein MGKRVFVGNLPFSATEDRLRDLFGQHGEVTSVEIIKDKFTERSRGFAFVEMATDEQAAAAIAALNQTEMDGRQLTVNEARARTERPPRGSR from the coding sequence ATGGGTAAGCGCGTGTTTGTGGGAAATCTCCCATTCAGCGCTACCGAAGACCGGCTGCGCGACCTTTTTGGTCAGCATGGCGAGGTGACTTCGGTCGAGATCATCAAAGACAAATTTACCGAGCGTTCTCGGGGATTTGCCTTTGTGGAAATGGCTACCGACGAACAGGCTGCTGCCGCCATTGCCGCTCTGAATCAGACGGAAATGGACGGCCGGCAGCTGACGGTCAATGAGGCACGCGCCCGGACTGAGCGTCCGCCGCGCGGCTCAAGGTAG
- the ugpC gene encoding sn-glycerol-3-phosphate ABC transporter ATP-binding protein UgpC — protein MSRVLLKGVTKTFRRGMVAVDGVDLEINDREFFVILGPSGCGKTTLLRIIAGLEDPDSGEIYIGERRVNDLAPKERDIAMVFQNYALYPHMTVYENMAFALQLRKLPKDEIRRRVEEAAAILGIEELLSRKPAELSGGQRQRVAVGRAIVRQPQVFLFDEPLSNLDAKLRVGMRAELARLHQRLQTTIIYVTHDQVEAMTLGQRIGVMNAGRMVQVADPLTLYNRPVNRFVAGFIGSPPMNLVTGVIQSSPLRFVSPGFTIELPAAVAGAVKPEQAVVLGIRPEDVRIDQSGPVSAIVEVNEQLGNEALVYLKLKRESFIVRTSPHAAPGPGIRVQLNFDPGKIHLFDADSGSRLN, from the coding sequence ATGAGCCGGGTTTTGTTAAAGGGGGTTACAAAAACATTCCGGCGCGGTATGGTGGCGGTTGATGGAGTTGATCTGGAAATCAATGACCGGGAGTTTTTCGTTATCCTCGGACCTTCAGGCTGTGGCAAGACGACGCTCTTGAGGATCATCGCCGGGCTGGAGGATCCGGATTCAGGTGAGATTTATATCGGGGAGCGACGGGTGAACGATCTCGCGCCCAAGGAACGGGATATCGCCATGGTGTTTCAGAACTATGCGCTGTATCCGCATATGACCGTGTATGAGAATATGGCGTTTGCCCTGCAGCTCAGAAAGTTACCGAAAGACGAAATCCGACGCCGGGTAGAGGAGGCGGCAGCAATTCTCGGCATCGAGGAGCTGCTGAGTCGCAAACCCGCAGAGCTTTCCGGCGGTCAGCGGCAGCGGGTGGCAGTAGGGCGGGCGATTGTCCGGCAGCCGCAGGTGTTTCTGTTTGATGAACCGCTTTCCAACCTGGATGCCAAGCTGCGGGTTGGAATGCGGGCAGAGCTTGCCCGGCTGCATCAGCGGTTGCAGACAACCATTATCTATGTCACCCATGATCAGGTGGAGGCGATGACACTCGGACAGCGGATCGGGGTAATGAATGCGGGGCGAATGGTACAGGTTGCGGACCCGCTTACCCTTTACAACCGGCCGGTGAACCGGTTTGTTGCCGGATTTATCGGTTCACCGCCGATGAATCTGGTTACCGGTGTAATTCAGTCCTCTCCCCTGCGGTTTGTGAGTCCCGGTTTTACGATCGAACTGCCCGCAGCGGTGGCAGGGGCGGTTAAGCCGGAGCAGGCGGTAGTCCTGGGAATCAGACCGGAGGATGTGCGGATCGACCAGTCCGGTCCGGTGTCGGCGATCGTTGAGGTGAATGAGCAGCTGGGGAATGAGGCGCTGGTTTATCTGAAGCTGAAAAGGGAAAGTTTTATTGTGCGCACCAGCCCGCACGCAGCACCGGGTCCCGGAATCCGGGTGCAGCTGAATTTTGATCCTGGAAAAATCCATCTGTTTGATGCCGATTCCGGCAGCCGGCTGAATTAG
- a CDS encoding DUF5009 domain-containing protein, with the protein MPSFTAADRTCRNQAIDAFRGTLLALMIIFNYINQFTGLPRFLCHAPPLCGITLPDLGFPMFLFILGLVIPGTLCRRRQTCSSPRLVLRFLRRYLLFILFGIAGNLLLRQPLLTHWSVLQAIGTAGIISLPFIFLRPAVRLVAALLLLLTFRLLTLAGYGQWLLANETGGLGGILGGIAWSGAILFGTFIGEKPDDNRRTLLAGITLVLAGLLLTARIPLSKPLITPSYLLFTTGISALGFLLFSLLDCHLRIRPRPLIILGVNPLLVFMLSGVLSTLAAGILPSPSPIGLALITATILLLTWLPALLLYRKNWLIRL; encoded by the coding sequence ATGCCTTCATTCACCGCCGCTGACCGGACCTGCCGCAACCAGGCGATTGACGCCTTCCGCGGCACCCTGCTCGCCCTGATGATCATCTTTAACTATATCAACCAGTTCACCGGTCTGCCCCGTTTCCTCTGCCATGCCCCGCCCCTTTGCGGCATCACCCTGCCCGACCTCGGCTTTCCGATGTTCCTCTTCATCCTCGGCCTGGTCATCCCCGGCACGCTCTGCCGGCGCCGGCAGACCTGCTCCTCACCCCGGCTTGTGCTCCGCTTCCTGAGGCGCTATCTGCTCTTCATCCTCTTCGGCATCGCCGGCAACCTGCTCCTGCGTCAACCCCTCCTCACCCACTGGTCGGTTCTCCAGGCGATCGGCACCGCCGGCATCATCTCCCTGCCCTTCATCTTCCTCAGACCGGCAGTCCGGCTCGTTGCCGCCCTCCTGCTGCTCCTTACCTTTCGTCTCCTCACCCTTGCCGGCTACGGGCAGTGGCTGCTGGCAAACGAGACCGGCGGGCTGGGCGGTATTCTCGGCGGAATCGCCTGGTCCGGCGCAATCCTCTTCGGCACCTTCATCGGTGAAAAACCGGACGACAACCGCCGCACCCTGCTCGCCGGCATCACCCTGGTTCTTGCCGGACTGCTGCTCACAGCCCGCATCCCCCTCTCGAAACCGCTCATCACCCCCTCCTATCTCCTCTTCACCACCGGCATCAGCGCGCTCGGCTTTCTCCTTTTCTCGCTCCTCGACTGCCACCTCCGCATCCGCCCCCGGCCGCTCATCATCCTTGGTGTCAATCCCCTGCTTGTCTTCATGCTCTCCGGTGTCCTGTCAACCCTTGCCGCCGGCATCCTGCCCTCACCCTCTCCAATCGGCCTGGCGCTCATCACCGCCACCATCCTGCTCCTCACCTGGCTTCCCGCCCTCTTGCTCTACCGGAAAAACTGGTTGATAAGACTGTAA
- the mscL gene encoding large-conductance mechanosensitive channel protein MscL, translated as MNFFREFREFALRGNVIDMAVGIIVGAAFGKIVSSLVGDVILPPIGLLLGGVDFSSLAVTLKAAGGDKPAVVLGYGRFLQTVVDFVIIALAIFLMIVKPVNMLKKRQPAAPPSPPAPSAEERLLAEIRDLLKSRTG; from the coding sequence ATGAACTTTTTTCGCGAGTTCAGGGAATTCGCCCTGCGGGGCAATGTGATCGATATGGCGGTCGGTATCATCGTCGGTGCGGCGTTCGGGAAGATCGTATCTTCGCTGGTCGGGGATGTGATTCTGCCGCCAATCGGGCTCCTGCTCGGTGGAGTGGATTTTTCCAGCCTGGCGGTTACACTCAAGGCAGCAGGCGGGGACAAACCGGCAGTGGTGCTCGGCTATGGCCGGTTCCTTCAGACAGTGGTTGACTTTGTGATCATTGCGCTGGCAATCTTTCTGATGATCGTCAAACCGGTGAATATGCTGAAAAAGCGGCAGCCGGCCGCTCCGCCTTCGCCACCGGCGCCGTCAGCCGAGGAACGACTGCTGGCTGAGATCCGGGACCTGCTTAAATCCCGGACCGGATGA
- a CDS encoding site-specific DNA-methyltransferase, whose translation MDIKTKNNTVSPKFEFDHIYPKTHHKLIIGNCMAMPEIPDQSVHLMVTSPPYFNAPFDYKGLFKNYGQYLGVLRRMAKETFRVLQEGRIAVLNIDDMLVNGEKFPIVADAIKIFQSVGFRYRDRIIWKKPDGYLRISRRSGVILQNPYPMYFYPDNLLESIIIFQKGKFNYQTIPREIREASRINLKEFSDNKWYMTLWEMVNVLPGSPLEKEIAAFPEELPYRIIKLFSYVGETVLDPFVGSGTTMKVARQLGRNSIGIEIKKSLLPIISKKLGFSGQMTMDHHGDTFEIIIRKGGKYGCIS comes from the coding sequence ATGGACATTAAAACTAAGAATAATACCGTTTCCCCAAAGTTTGAGTTTGATCACATTTACCCCAAAACCCATCATAAACTAATCATCGGCAACTGTATGGCAATGCCCGAAATCCCCGACCAAAGTGTGCATCTAATGGTTACATCGCCACCTTATTTCAATGCTCCATTTGATTACAAAGGGTTATTTAAAAACTATGGCCAGTATTTGGGGGTACTCAGAAGAATGGCCAAAGAAACTTTTCGCGTACTCCAAGAAGGTCGGATTGCGGTGTTAAACATTGATGACATGCTTGTTAACGGCGAAAAATTTCCCATTGTCGCTGATGCAATTAAAATATTCCAAAGCGTTGGTTTCCGATACCGAGACCGGATCATTTGGAAAAAACCTGACGGCTATTTGCGAATTAGCCGAAGAAGTGGCGTAATACTGCAAAATCCATACCCCATGTATTTTTATCCCGACAACCTGCTTGAAAGCATTATTATATTTCAAAAAGGGAAATTTAATTATCAAACAATACCTCGTGAAATCAGAGAAGCATCGCGGATCAATTTAAAAGAATTTTCTGATAACAAGTGGTACATGACTCTCTGGGAAATGGTAAATGTCCTCCCCGGCTCTCCCCTTGAAAAGGAAATTGCCGCCTTCCCAGAGGAACTGCCCTACCGAATTATCAAACTCTTCTCTTATGTTGGTGAAACCGTGCTTGACCCATTTGTCGGCAGTGGAACAACAATGAAGGTTGCACGGCAGTTGGGTCGTAATAGCATTGGAATTGAAATCAAGAAATCGCTTTTACCGATAATATCAAAAAAGTTAGGTTTTTCAGGACAAATGACAATGGACCATCATGGTGATACATTTGAAATAATAATACGCAAAGGCGGAAAGTATGGATGTATCAGCTGA
- the accD gene encoding acetyl-CoA carboxylase, carboxyltransferase subunit beta produces MPEGESKVKPADTLWQRCNGCGEIIYRRTLESNFHVCNRCGYHFRIGPEEYIRIILDENSWEELDAELIAGDPLRFPKYPEKLRKARQKTGRNDAFSYGRGMCGRIPVVFGVMDFGFIGGSMGSVVGEKVARAIRLARNDARPLIIVATSGGARMQEGIISLMQMAKTSAELGLLRQARVPYIAIPVDPCTAGVMASFASLGDVIISEPNALLGFAGQRVIEDTIGEKLPPGFQRAEFMLRHGLVDIVVPRRNLKETVVRILSVLWHRRKGL; encoded by the coding sequence ATGCCCGAAGGTGAATCCAAGGTAAAACCGGCCGACACCCTGTGGCAGCGTTGTAACGGGTGCGGTGAAATTATCTACCGCAGGACCCTGGAGTCCAATTTTCATGTCTGTAACCGCTGCGGCTATCATTTCCGGATCGGCCCGGAGGAGTACATCCGGATTATTCTTGATGAGAACTCCTGGGAGGAGCTGGATGCGGAGCTGATTGCCGGGGATCCGCTGCGGTTTCCGAAGTATCCGGAAAAGCTCCGGAAGGCAAGGCAGAAGACCGGCAGGAATGATGCGTTCAGTTATGGCCGGGGCATGTGCGGCAGAATCCCGGTGGTGTTCGGAGTGATGGACTTCGGCTTTATCGGCGGCAGTATGGGTTCGGTGGTCGGCGAGAAGGTAGCAAGGGCGATCCGGCTTGCAAGAAATGATGCCCGGCCGCTGATCATCGTTGCCACTTCGGGCGGTGCCCGGATGCAGGAAGGGATCATCTCGCTGATGCAGATGGCAAAGACTTCAGCCGAGCTGGGACTGCTGCGTCAGGCCCGGGTGCCCTACATTGCGATTCCGGTTGACCCATGCACTGCCGGGGTGATGGCATCATTTGCCTCGCTCGGGGATGTGATCATTTCTGAGCCGAATGCCCTCTTGGGATTTGCGGGTCAGCGGGTGATTGAGGATACGATCGGCGAAAAACTGCCGCCGGGTTTTCAGCGGGCGGAGTTCATGCTCCGGCACGGGCTGGTGGATATTGTGGTCCCCCGCCGGAATCTGAAAGAGACGGTGGTGCGGATTCTTTCGGTTCTGTGGCACCGGCGTAAAGGTCTATGA